The window ATATAATAACACACCGAGAAAATGTCTGGACTTTCGGACACCTGCAGTCCGCCGCAGGCGGATTGGGGAAAACTGTTGCACTTCAAATGTGAATCCACCTTCCAGCTTGCGCCGGAATGACATTAACCGTGGTATGCCAATGGTGTCGGACGGGGGTAACCGCCCCGTCGGTTACCCCCGACACCACAGGACAAGATCACACTGCAAGCAGTGTGGTACAAGATATTAGAGAAGACATACCCAACACTGTCGTTGCGAGGAGCGACTTCCGAGGAGTGACGCGGGAATCTCATGCCTGCCAGCTGTGGCGAGTTCTCTCTTTTTCTAATACGAAAACCAATACTGGTTCCCGGCCTGCGGGATGACATTCGATCAGGAGTCAGGATCACGGGGATCCTGATTTACAATATATAAACCGAGAATGACCCGCTATTTCAGCAACAACATCTTTTTTGATTGAGAGATATCGCCAACGGTGAGAGTGTAAAGATAAATGCCGCTTGCGACTCTTTGGCCGTTATTGTCGGTTCCATCCCATTCTATATAATGCGATCCTGCCGCGAGAGCTGAACCCACCAACTCGCGCACGTTCTGGCCAATTAGATTGTAAACATTAAGATGGACTTCACCTGAAGCTGGAATGGTGAAGGCAATAGTTGTGGCAGGATTGAACGGGTTAGGAAAATTTTGCATGAGTTCAAACGAAACCGGCAAATTATCTCGATCATCGTCGGCACCGGTCGGCAAATAGAGAATCGTGTTACCATAAATATTAAATCCGTTCGAGCGCGGATCAGACCAGACATACCATGCCCGTCCCCGCTCGGCATATACTGAAGGCGAATTCATGATCTCAGGGTTACCCGACGCTACTGGTTGATTAGCTCCTATTAGATTGAAAGCCGGATCCAGTAATTGCGTGTAAACCTTCGCTTTTCCTTCTCGCCAGTCAACCCAGGCTGTGCTTACATAGTCATCGTTGTCGATTGCCAGCGCTGGGTCATCGGCCAACGAAGCCAAGTCATTGGTGATTTCAAAGGCCGGAATAGCAACTGTGCTGGCCGATGACACCACCGTCATATACAGTTTTTTTATCCCCGTGTCTGTTCCTGTCCATAAGAGAACCGTTTCGCCGGTTGTGGATATATCGGCGGCCAAACTTCCAATAGGGACATTGGCAATTGATGAGATGTAACTAAATGTCCCGCCGGGGGTCTTGTCAGGATTGTACCAGCGTCCTTTGACGGTCGGAGTGGCGGCACCGTTATCGAGCCAGACGATATAAAAGCGGTTGAGATTATCTTTGCCAATATGGAGCGCGGTGTTTTGCACGTCGGTACTTGAATTGGAAATCTGGAACTCCGCGCCATCAAGCTGGCCGGAAGTCGAGAGCCAACGCCCGTACACTTGAGGTGTGCCGTTTCGGTTGTCAATCCATGCCACCAAGGCTCTTCCGGTGTTGTTCATGACCGCTTTAAGGTCAAGCTTGCCGGAGGACTGCGCACTTTCGGAAATCATGAATTCGGCTTCACTAAAACTTCCCCAGATAGAACCGAACCGACCAAAAATCCGTTGTCCGCCGTTTCCGGCTACTGGCCTGCTGTCAATCCAAACTACGAGTGATTTATTGTTGCCGCTTGTGGCATTTGGGTTTGATTGCAGGCTTCCAGAAGTACTCTGATTAACTTTGACGTTACTTTGAAGCAGGGAGCCGGTATGGGAGAATGTTTGAAGATAAATATCGCCGGCATCGTTGCGCTCGTCGACAAAGAGCGCCAGATTCCACCAATTGGTCGTGGTCAGAATATATGGATCAGTGGACTGAGCGCCAATTGCGTCATCGTTGATGACCCGCTCTGGCGTGAAGAGTCTTGTACCGGCATTATCAAAAAGCATAAAATGAATGTTCTCGTTACTGCCAACCTCGGTCCATACTATGCCATATCTGTTCAGTTGGCCAAGAGAAAGCGACGGGGCCCAGCGTTGTCCATCGGTGGCGAGGTTCGCCGTTCGTAATGTGGAGGGAACCAAACCGTTTGAAATGACTCGCACGGCAATACTGTTTTGAGCGGCAAACGAAGCCCATGTCGCAAGAAGGGTGCCCGTTGAAGAGATGCCAAATTCAAGGTCCCAATTGGTGGCGAGTGTGTCATTTACTGAAATCAAAGTATTGCCTCCGATGAGACCGCCGACCGGGTCGTATCGCTGGGCGAAGACTTCCTGGCCCTGACGACGATCTAACCAGCCGATGATATATTTATCCAGAGGCGAGAAGACAACCTCCGGGGCAAATTGCGGATCGGCATCAAATGGAGGCGGGACGACAGAAAAATCAGCTCCGATGGCAGCGCCCGCGCCACTGAAAAGTCGGCAGAAAATGTCAGCTTGGCCATTCCTATAGTCCTCCCATGCGACCAAAAGTCCGCCGCTCGGTTGGGTAGAGACTGAAGGAGCCCAGCGTTGGGTGGATGGAGTAATTGAATTAACTGTCAAAGGGCCAACAAGTGTTGATCCGTTGGCAGCAAGCAATTTCATTGCAACGGTATTCCCTCCGGTCGAGTAGTCCTCCCAGACAACGACAACACGGCCGTCAGGGAAGAGAGAGACATCATATAATCCGGCAAAGGCGTTTGACGAAGTATCATTTACGATAAACGGAGATCCAGTGAGTACAAAAGATGAGCTATATCGGGTGCAGAATATAAGTCCGTTTGTTTGGTCACGGTAGCAGAGAATAATATTTCCTGACGTGTCGACTAAGAGCTTAGGATCCACATAATCCGAGCCGATTGAAGAGCCAGCCGTGAAAAAGTTAATTCCAGTCTTCACCCCCGAAGAACTCAATTTTTGAGCGAAAATCTTCCAACTTCCGGCGCGATGATCTTGCCAGACGGCAAGCCAGGAACTGTCTTTCAGTTGTTTTATCGAGGCATTGGTTTGCGCAAACGTGGCTGGAGCAACTGATTCGGAGAGGGCAATGTCTGCGGCGCTGGAGGCTGACGGCAAAAATTCAACGGACTTCTGGTTGGAGATGTCTCTTCGTTCAAGTTTCAATCCGGAGAGTTGAGCCTCGTGAATAGCTGCGCGATCAAAGCTATTTTCCCCGAAGCTATCTGTGGTAAGAAAAGTGAAAAAAATGAGAATAAAAGAAATCTGTTTCATAAGGAAAGATGAGAAAAGGTGAAAGTTAAAGTGGTCTGTTTTCCAAGAGGTGTATATGGAAAGGTTTGTCTGTGCCCCATTGAGACTAATATCGTCATAACGTCCATTTTTTGCAAGCAGTTATCTTGTTGAGACTGCGCTCCTTCTACAACAATTATCGGTCAGTTTAGTTGTGGAGCAGGGGGATATTTTCAAGAAAGTTCATATCTTTTTTGCTAAAGATATGGTATACATAGCGAAGAAATGATGCCCCCACCTGTACTACCGTTCGAAACCAATGATTGCCCAAGAATTAGGATGCACCTTTTGAGCCGATGTTTCGTATGCAACAGTATGAAACTATACGATAGTTCTTGTACTTGCGAACATCCTTGGGGCGAGAGCAGACCGGAAGGCTCAACGGTAATCAGACGCCAATGACCGACCTTCTGATAAAGCGACTTTTATCTCTTGCTCTGGTTGGAGCATTCATGCTCTCGGTAAATCCTGTACCTATTTTAGCTCAATCTTCGCCACTGCCCCGTTCTACTGCGGAGGAACTGCTTGAAGACGTGCTGACCCGTCTGAATGAACGCTCAAAGGATGCTGCCGATGAATATCTCGATATTCTTATAAAGCTCCAGGATGTTCTCGAAGATTACAGCGACTATCTGCTCGACCTCGACGATAAGGACCGCCTTCGACATACTCTCTCGTTCAAAACCTTCACAACCGCGCTCAAAAACGACACCTATATTTCAGATTTGGAACGGCTGCCGGATGATATCGAGAACTTCTCTTCAGAAATAGAGACTATTGAGCAGCGGCACCGGCTCAGCGAGAAGAGCAACCAGCCAGCATGTTGCAATCTCCTCCGAAATTTTCGGCGAGAACTCGGTGTAATCTCGGAGCTTGCCGACGATTATATTAGTTCAAATAAACGACGCCATATGGCTGCCAAAGAAATTCGAGCGTATCTGCTCGCCGAATTGGATAAAATCCGAACCAAAGGAGCAAGAGAAGTATTGCTCTCTGAAGAACTGGTTGAGCGTCTGCTTGAACAGGGCGAAATCGATGAGGCTATTAGAGAGAAGCTCGAGCAGAAACTTGAAGAAGATATCTATTCCAAGGGACGTACCGAGGAAGACCTATATAGTGACGCCAAAAAAAACAAGAACAAGCATAAACCTGTCAAGCCAGCACGGCCACCGACCCCGGTCCGTCCCACGACAAAGCTTCCCCCCATTGAATTCAGAACAGGCAAGAGCGGCCATAAAGTGTATGGACGCTCAAATGAATATGCCGAGAGTTTAGCTGTGGCATCATCAAAAGTGCCTATTACCATCGAGCTTCCATTTGGCAATCTTGAGATAGTCGGCTGGGAGCAAAAGATGATTTTGGCAACGATGGAAGTCGAGGTGTCTTCGCAGTCCAGCATCAAGGAAAAGGAATTTCTTGCTCAGTCAATGCTCAAGTTGGCCAAATCGACATCGGGTTATTCAGTTGAGGCGTCGATGCCCCAACATGGTTCCGGCGACACCAAACTGCTGAACGCTTCATTGACTATCTACCTTCCCGCTCAAAACCACCTCATCTGTGATCATCAATTTGGCGAAGTAAAGATATCAGGGGTTATGAACGGCGTTGAGTTGAACTGCAAAAGTTCAAGTATTACGCTTTCGGAGATTACTGGAGGAGCAATCGTCGACAACTCAGCCGGCGAAGTCTCTGTCTCTGATGTCAGCGGCGCCCTTAAAATTGCAAATACCTTCAAACCAATCTCAGTCTCTGACTGCAATGGCGAGATGAATCTTGAGAATGCCTATTCAGAAATTTCATTGTCGGACTCCAAGGGGAATGCTGCAATCCGAAACACAGGGGCAATTCAGATTAGCAGTCATGCTGGCAATATTCAATTGAACAACAGTTACGGCGCGGTAATTCTTGAGGATGTCAAGGGTAATCTTATCATCAATAATGCCTTCGGGAAAGTTGCAATTTCAAATGTCATAGGCTCAGCCTTCCTGGCCAACAGCTACGCCAATATCACTGCCGAGGATGTGCATGGGTTATTAAATGCGAACACGCAATTTGGAATTATCTCGGCATCGCTTTTGAGCGGCCCCATTAATCTTGTCAACCAGAACGGGGTCATTCAAGTCGTTCTCGACGGAGCCCTGAGAGGGACTTCGACTATACATTCAAGCTTTGGAAGTATTGATATCTCGGCCAGTGACCGATGCAATATCATCCTCTCTGCCAGCGCCCGCGAGGGGAAAATTCAGTTTCTCAAACCAAT is drawn from Candidatus Zixiibacteriota bacterium and contains these coding sequences:
- a CDS encoding FlgD immunoglobulin-like domain containing protein; the encoded protein is MKQISFILIFFTFLTTDSFGENSFDRAAIHEAQLSGLKLERRDISNQKSVEFLPSASSAADIALSESVAPATFAQTNASIKQLKDSSWLAVWQDHRAGSWKIFAQKLSSSGVKTGINFFTAGSSIGSDYVDPKLLVDTSGNIILCYRDQTNGLIFCTRYSSSFVLTGSPFIVNDTSSNAFAGLYDVSLFPDGRVVVVWEDYSTGGNTVAMKLLAANGSTLVGPLTVNSITPSTQRWAPSVSTQPSGGLLVAWEDYRNGQADIFCRLFSGAGAAIGADFSVVPPPFDADPQFAPEVVFSPLDKYIIGWLDRRQGQEVFAQRYDPVGGLIGGNTLISVNDTLATNWDLEFGISSTGTLLATWASFAAQNSIAVRVISNGLVPSTLRTANLATDGQRWAPSLSLGQLNRYGIVWTEVGSNENIHFMLFDNAGTRLFTPERVINDDAIGAQSTDPYILTTTNWWNLALFVDERNDAGDIYLQTFSHTGSLLQSNVKVNQSTSGSLQSNPNATSGNNKSLVVWIDSRPVAGNGGQRIFGRFGSIWGSFSEAEFMISESAQSSGKLDLKAVMNNTGRALVAWIDNRNGTPQVYGRWLSTSGQLDGAEFQISNSSTDVQNTALHIGKDNLNRFYIVWLDNGAATPTVKGRWYNPDKTPGGTFSYISSIANVPIGSLAADISTTGETVLLWTGTDTGIKKLYMTVVSSASTVAIPAFEITNDLASLADDPALAIDNDDYVSTAWVDWREGKAKVYTQLLDPAFNLIGANQPVASGNPEIMNSPSVYAERGRAWYVWSDPRSNGFNIYGNTILYLPTGADDDRDNLPVSFELMQNFPNPFNPATTIAFTIPASGEVHLNVYNLIGQNVRELVGSALAAGSHYIEWDGTDNNGQRVASGIYLYTLTVGDISQSKKMLLLK